GCCATCCCGGCGCCCGTGGTCGCCGCGCCCGTGGCCGCGGGGCCGGACCTGACGCCGTACCTCAAGCACATGGCGCACCTGCTCAAGGCGCTGACGGAGCGGGTGGCGGCGCAGTCGGAGCGTCCGCCGGAGCCTCCGGCGGAGTCCGCGCCCACCGTGCGGATGGCGGCACTGGCGCCTTCGCCTGACTTCGGTGCGTACATGGAGCAGCTCTCTCGCGCCATCACCGCGCTGGCGGAGCGTCCTGTGAACGTGTCCGCCAACGTGCCCGCGGAGGCCTTGCAGCGCACCGCGCTCGCGGGGCCGTCACCCGCCGAGCTGAGCCGTCAAATCGAGCTGGTGGAGGGCGTGCTGCTCCCGCTGGAGCGCGCCTCGCGCCGCGCCATCCAGGGCGAGGGCGAGGGCGTCATGAAGTCGCTCCAGGTCTGGCAGAACGTCACCGAGGCCCTGGAGCTGTTGCGCTCCATGCTGCGGCGCTGAACCGCGCGCCGCGCGCTAGCGGAACTGGCCAGAGCCCTCGGCACTGCGGTTGTCGAGGACTCTGTCCAGCGTGTCTTCCAGTTGCTGGCCGTCCACGGCGGTGACGCGCACGGAGAAGGGGCCGTCGCCCATTCCACTCAAGTTGACGAAGTAGTTGTAGCTCTCGCGCGGGACGTCCTGCCATCCACCGGTGCCGCGTCGCCACTCCAGCTTCTGGATGGGCAGGCGGTGGTTGCGGACCTGGATGGCAGTCCACCAGGGATTGCTGCCGTTCTTGAAGTGGTACTCGATGTTCCCCGCCACGTCGCAGGACACCGGCGTCCAGGTGATGTTGACCCGGCCCTGCTGCATCTCCGCGATGCGGGCGAAGGCTTCCCGGCTCAGGTCCAGGTGGCCGGATTCACACTCCGGGCAGCGGTCCACGATGCGCACGCGGACCGAGCCCTTGGGGCCGGTGATGTCCACGCACTGTCCACAGGCCGCGCTGTTGGCGTACTGGGGCGTGTTCATGGCGGCCACCATCAAGTCACCTGTTGGCTCGTAGCTGCAATTGCCGGAGCCGGTGGCATTGTAGAAGGTGGCGATGCCCTGTTGCTCCTCGCCCAGCGGCGCGCCGCCGCCAGACGGGTCGTCACTGCAACCGCCACAGGCGACGAACACCGCGGCGACAGGGAGGAGGAAGCGTCGGGACTTCGAGCGAAGGGGGTGCATGGCCACTCAGCATACCCCGCAAAAACGGCATCGGGGTGGAAGGGCCCCCGGGCACCCTCCACCCCGACGTGTGTGCGGGCTTGCGCCCCGGTGTCAGCGGCCCCGGACGGAGGCGCCCTTGAGGGCGCGGGCCTGCGTCACCAGCCGCACGAACTCCTTGCGGTCGGCGTCACCCTCGGTGGCGCCCTCGGCCAGCTTCTCGGCCGTGGCCAGGCTCCAACCCTCCGCGGAGGGGCTGTCGCGGAGGACGTCGGCGGTGGCGGCCACGGCGACGGCGAAGCGGAAGTCCGGCGACGCCTGCGCCAGCGTGTCACGCAGCTTCGTGCGCTCGAAGCGGAATTCGCGCTCGGAGGCCTCGGTGCCGTTGGGCGCCTTGGCGCGGACGCGGACGGTGGCCAGCGCCTCGGTGGCTTCACCCGTCAGCTCCACCTCGTACACGGCGGTGACGTTGTGGCCGGCGCCAATCTCGCCCGCGTCCACCTTGTCGTTGCGGAAGTCGTGGTCAGCGACGTCGCGGTTCTCATAGCCCACCAGCCGGTAGCGGCGGACGGCGGCGGGGTTGAACTCCACCTGGAACTTCACGTCCTTGGCGATGACCTCCAGCGTGCCGGTGAGCTGAGTCTCGAACACCTTCTTCGCCTCGCGCAGGCTGTCCACGTAGAAGCAGTTGCCGTTGCCCTTGTCCGCGAGCTTCTCCATCAGGTCGTCGCGGTAGTTGCCCATGCCGAAGCCCACGGTGGTGAGGGTGACGCCCTCGGCCGTGTACTTGTGGATGCTGTCCAGCATGGCGTTGGCGCTCACGTTCCGGCCGATGTTGGCGTCACCGTCGGTGAGGACGACGACGCGGGACACCACGCTGCCGGAGGCCTTCTTCACGGCGTGGCGGTAGGCCAGTTCCATGCCGGAGCCCATCGCCGTGCCACCACCGGCCGTGAGCGAGTCGAGCGCGGCGTGGATGCTCTTCGCGTCGGTGGCGGGCGTCGGCGGCAGCACGTCCCGGGTGTTGCCCGCGTAGGTGACGATGGCGACGGTGTCGTTCTCGTTGAGGTTCTTGACGGCGACCTTGATGGCCTCCCTCGCGAGCGGCAGCTTGTCCTCCGAGTGCATGGAGCCGCTCGTGTCCACGAGGAACACGAGGTGCGCGGGCTTGCGCTGCGAGCGCGAGACCACCTTGCCCTGCACGCCCACGCGCAGGAAGTGGCGCTTGGCGTCGAAGGGCGAGGGCGCGCCCTCCAGATGCACCGCGAAGGCGCCCGTCTCCGGGGGCGCGTAGCGGAACTTGAAGTAGTTGACGAACTCCTCCACGCGGACGGCGGAGGCGGGCGGGAGCTGGCCGTTGACGAGGTAACGGCGTGACACCGTGTACGACGCGGTGTCTACGTCCGCGGCGAACGTGGAGAGCGGGTCCTTGGCCGTCTCGACGAAGGCGTTGGCCTTCCAGGCCTCGAAGGTGTTGCCGCCCGCGGGAGCGGCGTCTTGTGGTTTGGACTCGAGGGGCGCGCCCGCCAAGGCGTCAGCGGACGGCTTCATGGGGCGCGGTTCGCGCCGGTGCAGCTCGGCCTTGCCCAGGGAGACCTTCTTGGCGGCTTGCGGCGCGGGTGCGCGCGCAACGGGCCCGGCGAGCGCGGAAGCCGGGGGAGCCGCAGGGGCCGGGGCTGCCACGGAATGCTCGGCGCTGGCCCGGTCCGCGACGTACTCCTCTCGCTCAGGAGCGTGCGCGGCGTCGTCATCCCTGGCAACGGACTGTGCGGCCCCCAGGCTCGGCCGCTCGTCGGCGGCGGGGCTCCGGTTGTGGCACGCGGGCAGGGTGCTGGCGACGAGAAGGGCACTTCCCCAGACAGTCAGTTGGCGCTTCAGCGAGAAGGGGGACATCAGGGCTCCAAGGTCGGTGAGTAGGTCGCCTCCCGAAAACGCATGGCCCGCGAGAAAGGGTCTAAAGCCGAATGAATTTTCCGGCGAACACCCGGGCCGGGCGTCCTTGTCTGGAGCACCTCCGTCTGACAGGGTGCCGCGCCATGCAGACCGCCAGGCCATTTCGAATTTTGGGTGTCCAGCAGATCGCCATTGGAGGCGCGGACAAGGCGCCGCTCCGCAAGCTCTGGGTCGACCTGCTGGGCTTGACGCCCCACGGCACCTACCGCAGCGAGCGCGAGAACGTGGACGAGGACATCGTCACCGCGGGCGCGGGCCCCTTCAAGGTGGAGGTGGACTTGATGCAGCCCGTGGATCCGGAGAAGAAGCCCCGCGTCCACGAGACGCCGCTCAACCACGTGGGCCTCTGGGTGGACGACCTGCCCGTGGCCGTGCAGTGGCTGGAGTCCCAGGGCCTTCGCTTCGCCCCCGGCGGCATCCGCAAGGGGGCTGCGGGCTTCGACATCTGCTTCATCCACCCCAAGGGCAGTGAGCAGTTCCCCTTCGGAGGAGAGGGCGTGCTCATCGAGCTGGTGCAGGCGCCGAAGGAGGTCATCGCCGCCTTCGAGTCGCTATCCACCGCGGGTCACTGAGTCAGCGCCCGGCGGGGGCGTGCTGGCCCTGCCGGAACAGCCGTCCCGAGAGATTACGGAGCGCGGGCCGCAGCACGCGCTCCAGCCGGTCCAGGGCGACGCACAGCACGAAGGTGAGGCCGATGATGACGGCCGTCAGCACCCAGTACTGGAGCCAGCCACTGCGGTCTCCCCAGAAGCGCTGGAAGGAGAAGACGCCGCCCAGCCGATAGAAGAGCAGCATCTCGTGGAAGAAGTACGCGGACAGCGACGACGTGCCGAACACCTCCACGAAGCGCCGCAGCCGAGACGGCGCTGCGTTCACGGGAACCCGGGCCTCCAGCCACGTCAACACGAGCAGCACCGTGCTCACCCAGCCGAAGCGCGCCGCCGCGTTGGAGGGATTGGCGACGAAGAAGCGGTGGGGCGGGTAGAGGTCGTAGAGGAAGTCACCGAGCACCGCGCCCGTGAAGCCCAGCCCCATCAGCACCAGCAGCGCTTTGATGAGCCCGGCGCGGCCCCAGGCGCCCGCCACCGTTCCCGCGAAGACGCCCAGCCACGCGTAGCCCAGCCAGGGCAGGAGCGGGAAGGGCGCGAAGGAGGACTTCTCCGTCAGCGTGGCCCAGGGGCCATCCACCTGTTCACCCAGGGGCGACACGGCGAACGTGGCCATGGCCAGCATGAAGGCGCCGACGCTCAGCACCTTGGGGCGCGCGGAGAGCAGTGCGGCCACCGGCAGGACGATGAGCAGGCACAGGCCCACGCACTGGAGGATGTCCATGCGGAAGAGCCACTGGGGCTCGCGCAGCAGGGGGAACCACGCCCAGTTGACCAGGGTGGCCACCGCGAGCACCTCGCCAGCGCGGCGGAGGTTGCGGTGGACGCGCTCGCGGAGCACGCCGCTGGCGGCGCTGCGGACCATCATCAGGGCGGTGGCGAAGCCGGCGGAGAAGATGAACGCGGGGGCCACCAGCCCGTCGACGCGCAGCAGCCGCGCCACCCATTCGCTCTGCCGCAGCTCGGGCAGGAGCAAGGCCAGGGTGTGCGTCTGGACCATGAAGAGCACCGCGATGCCCCGGAGCCAGTCGATGGCTCGGATGCGATCACGGGAGACGAGGGCAGGGGAGGCGGGCGTGGACGTCACGGCCCGCCTACCCTAGAGCATCAGCGGACCCAGCTCACGTTACTGATGGCGAATTTAGAGCCGTCCTGTTTCTCCGCGTTCGTCATCGGCGAGTACACCCGCGTGGAGAAGGTGTTGGCCGCCGTGTCCACCTCCACCAACCGCGTCAGGTTCGATGTGTTCTCGTGGTACGACGTCAGGATTTGGTGGATGGTGTTGCCGTGGACCCCCGTGCTGGTCCGGTACGCGGCATTGCCCGTGTGCCCGGAGAAGACGAACCGCACGTTGGCGTACTGCTTGATGAGCTGGTCGAACACGTATTGCGGGCTGTTGTTGCCATAGCCGCCGTTGCTCTGCTCGATGGCGCCGCTGCCATTCAGGTGGGAGTGGGTGTTGATGATGACGTTGTGACGCGGATGTTGCGCCAGCACCGTCTTCGCCCAGTCCACGGCGCCCGTGCGGGCCCACAGCTCCAGGTTGAGCACGAGCCAGTCCAGGTCGCCAGCGGAGAACGTGTGGTAGGAGTTGTCGATCTTCCCCGGCTCGTAGACGCCCCCCAGCGCGGTGAAGCGCGTGAGCGGGAAGTGCGCGTTGAAGGTGGTGGTGTCGCGCAAGTTGGCGTTGACGTTGCCCGGGCAGGCGCTGCCGCCGGGGCACACGGCCGCGGTGTCATGGTTGCCAATGGCGTAGACGTAGGGCAGGCCGGCGGCGTCCAGAATCTCCGTGGCCTCGCTGGCGCGCACGTACTGGATGTGGTCCGGCGTGTCCCAGTTCACGACGTCGCCCGTGTGCAGCACGAAGCGCAGGTCGAGCGAGCTCCGGTTGTCCACCAGCCACTGGAGCCGGTGCGTGAGTCGCGTGGGTGGCGTGGTGAGGACCTCGTTCTGTGTGTCGGGGATGACGGCGAAGGTGAACTTCGTGTCGACCGGCGGCGCGGACTCCGGGGCGGCGTAGAATTTGATGCCCTGGTTGACCCAGCCGGTGGAGGCGAGCGCGTCGCGCTGGGCCTCGGTGATGGCGAAGCGGTGCTTGCGCAGCGTGGTGTTGGAGAAGCGGTACACCGGAACGAGGCATGAGGCGGCCGTCTTCGACGCGTAGAAGCCGACGTTCTCGTCCGTCGTGTAGCCCCCGTTCTGCATGAGGTCGTTCCGCTCGGCCTCATCGATGGTCCAGAAGTGCTCCTGCCGGCTAGGGCTGTAGATGCGGTAGACGGGGGACAGCCCCGTCCCCGTGGAGGCCGCGGCGAGAAAGGCCACGCCCCGGTCTTCCGTGTAGCCCCAGGTGGTGGCGGCGTTGGCGGCCTCGTTCGCGTTGAGCGTGTAGAGGCTGTCTTCGTTGGCCGGCTTGATGCGGTGATGGACGGCCCGGCTCATCGAGTCGCAGTTCAGCGCGGACTCGGTGGTGGCGATCTCGACTTCGGGCTGCGATTCCACCGGGCCGCCGCACGCCGCCAGGAGGCCCAGCAGTGCCACGGGGACCGAGGTTCTCAGGTGTCTCAAAGGTGTCTCCTCGCAGGGGGTGTCGCGGACAGGGATGGCCGCAAAACGAGTATTGCGAGAAAATCAATAGCACCCGAGCCGTGGTCCAGGAAGACCCACCCTGGGCAGTGTCTACCGGTAACCAGTGGCGTCGGCGGGCTTGCCCGCGTCCTGGACCTCGACGACGTAGCGCCAGGCATCGGGCTGGCTGCCATCCAGGTCCGCGAAGCCGTAGACGCGTGCGAGCTGGCCGCTGGACAGGGACTGTCCGTTCCACCGGGCCTTGTCCGCGTCCGATGCCAGCGCGGCCACGGCTCGGCCGACATAGGCCGGCGTCTCCGAGATGACGAAGTGGGGCTCCTTCACCGTCGCGTCGCGCCAGTTCGCCTCGGTGACGCCGAAGTGCTCCAGCATGCCTTCGGAGCGCATCCAGCCCGGCGTCAGCGCGACGGCGGTGGCGCCATGGGGCCTGAGCTCTCGAGCCTGGCTCCAGGCCAGCCGGAGCACGGAGGCCTTCGCGAGGTCGTAGAACGTGGAGATGCGGTAGTTCGTCGCGTTGTAGTCGGCGGTGCCGTCGGTGACCTCGACCACGAGCCCTCCCGGGCGGCGGATGAGCAGCGGCAGGGCGAAGTGGCTGGTGATGAGGTGCGTGTCCACGCCCAGCCGGAGCAGCCGCAGCCCCTTGTCGAGCGAGTGCTCCCACACGCTCTTGTTCCACTCAAAGATGGACTCGCCGCCCCAGATGTCGTTGACGAGCACGTCCAGCCGGCCCTGTTCCCCATCGATGCGCTCCACCAGGGCCTGGACCTGTTCGGGCACCAGGTGGTCCGTCTGCACGGCGACGCCGAGCCCACCCGCCGCCGTCACCTGCTCGGCGGTCTCTTCAATGGTCTCCGGCCGGTTCTGCTCCGAGCGCTGGGCCCGTGTCGTCCGGCCCGTGACGTAGACGGTGGCGCCCGCCGCGCCGAGCTGCACCGCGATGCCCCGGCCTGCTCCTCGCGTGCCGCCCGCGACCAGTGCCACGCGTCCCTTCAGTGAATCCTTCATGTCCCGCATGCCTGCCTCCTGGGGGATGTCCATACGAGGGGCGAGCCTACGGAGGATTGTTGACACCTCCTGTCATGATTGGGCGAGTTGGCGGGGTTCACGGAGGAACGCGCCGCGGCCTTTCACCTCCTCACCTGTTCGACATCGCGCGAGGAGGTTGTGCGGCTCAGGGCGCGGGGCAGGTGAGTCTCGGCTCCGGCGCGTCGACGTCCTGGAGCCGCAGCAGGCAGCGAAGGGCGTCGGGGTCCGCGGAGTCCGTCAGGTACGTCCGGCGCCACAGCATCGCTGCAACGCGCCGGGGAAGCGTGGGATCCGGCGCGACGAGGGCCCGGCGGACGGCATTGCCTCCCCGAGGCGCTGTCGCCGCCGCGGCTTCGAGCTTGGCGACTTCGTCCGGGCAGCCATCCGGGCAGTTGTAGAGGAACACCGCGTGGCCGTGCTCCAGGTTGTGGACATAGAGGCAGGGGGAGACGGGCTCGGAGGCGCTCCCGCACGGGGCCACGCTGCCGCAGTGGAGGCCGGAGTTGGGCGGATTCTCTCCGTTGCCACACCCTTCGCTCGAGCAGGTGTCGAGGTGGTGGGAGGGGCTCGGCGCCGACAGCGGAAAGCTGAACCGCTCGCAGGCGTCGGCATCGTCGGGAGCAGTGTCGCCGCAGCCGGCGAGCGCGAGGACTGTCAGGAGGGGGAGGAGCGGGCGTGGCATCACGGCCGCGTCATACCGCATCAGCCGGGAAACGCGCCCCGCCGCTCCACGTCAATGTCGCGCAGGCCCTTGAAGCCCAGTCCGGCGGCGAAGCGGAGGAAGTCCTCCCGGGAGAGGCTGCCTCCGGTTGCGTTGAACGGGAGCCCTCCGAGCTCCATCGGCGTCCGGCTGCGAACGGCGAAGTCCACGCGGCCCGGCAGGTAGCCCGCGTTGGCGGCGATGATGATGTGCTCGGGGAGTCGCTGGGCCCAGCGCACCGCGACCTGCGGATGGACCTGGGCCTCCGAGCTGAACAGCAACAGCGCCACGGGACTGGCGATGCGCGGTGGCGTCTTCGAGCACCTCAGCACCTCGCGCTGCACCTCCAGTCGACAGTCATGCAATGTGTCGACGCCAGGGACGTTGCCCCGGGTGATATCGGTGGCGCTGCCCGCGCGAAGGAGGACTCCCAACGCCAGCGGTGCCGCGTACCGGGAGGACTTCCGGGCCGCGTTCAGCAAGGCCACGGATTCCGTCACGGCGGTGCGCCCCGCCCGGCGGAGGGCGTCCTTGAGGAAGGGAATGGGCGCATCCACGCCCTGGTCCGCCACGGTCCCCAGGACGGCCAGCCATTCCAACGGGCCCGGCACCACGCAGGGCGACACGAGCGCGTAGGTGAGCAGGCTGCAACTGACCGCGGGCTCCAATCCCCGTGCGGAGAGCACGGTCGTGCCCGCCTTGCCAGCGGGGGCCGCTTGGGGCGCCACGATGAGCGTGGGGAGGCCCGGCGGAGCGACGGAGTCGTCCATCGCATCCGACGACATCTCGAGCACCACCCATGCGTCGGGCTGTGCCGCGCGGAGGCGCTGCTGAAAGGTTGGCGAGAGGGCATGCTCGCCCTTGGCCGGTACCTGCGCCTTGACCCGCGCTCCCATGGCCTGGAGCGCGCGGAGCATCAGCGCCCCTGCGGCGAGCCCGTCCACACTGGGGTGGGGCGCCACCACGACGTGGCGATCCTTCAGCGTCATCAAGAAGTCACGAGCGTTCGCCAGCGCCTCTTCGGATGCGGGCCAGTGGGGGGCCTTCATGTGTCCGAGCAACATGGGGTGAAGGTTTAACGCCGTGGGGCGACACGGGAGGCCGGGCATGGAGCGCCCGCACGGTACCCGGCCGGGCAGAGCCAGTGCCGAACCGGGAGGGGGACCACCCAGTTTCGGAGTGTCAACAGTCGCGGGTTCTTCTACGGTCCGCGGCCATGAACCGGAAACGTCCCCTGAATTCCCTCCTGCGTGCGGCCGCGGTCATGGTGCTGCCCGCCTTCCTGGGGTGTGCCCAGGATTCGCAAGTGACACGCGAGGCGCCCACGCCCGCCGAGTCTCCCGCCGCCGCGTCGCAGCCCTCGCCGGCAGAGGCGAAGGCCTTCGCGGAGAAGGTGAACGCGGACCTCAAGAGCCTGTGGACGAAGCAAGCCACCGCGGAGTGGATCAAGTCCACGTACATCACCGATGACACCGAGCAGAACGCCGCCTTCGTCAACGAAGAGGTGCTGGCCTACGTCAACGGCGCCATCAAGGAGGCGCGGCGCTTCGAGGGCCTGACGTTGGACGCGGACACCGCGCGCATGCTGCACCTGCTCAAGGTGTCCCAGGCGCTGCCGGCGCCGTCGGACGCGGAGCGGCGGTCCGAGCTGGCCGCCACGGCGGCGAAGCTGGAGGGCCTCTACGGCAAGGGCAAGTACTGCGGGCCGGACGGGAAGGGGAAGTGCCGCGACCTGGAGGTGCTGTCCGACGTCATCGCGGAGAGCCGCAACTTTGACGAACTGCTGGACGCGTGGCAGGGCTGGCACTCCGTGGCCCGTCCCATGCGGCCGCTGTACGAGCGCCTGGTGTCCATCTCCAACGAGGGCGCGAAGGACATCGGCTTCAACGACCTGGGCACGCTCTGGCGCTCCGCGTATGACATGTCGCCGGGCGAGTTCGAGGTCGAGGCCCAGCGCCTGTGGGGCCAGGTGAAGCCGCTCTATGACGACCTGCACTGCTACGTGCGCGGCCGTCTGGCGAAGCAGTACGGCGCCGACAAGGTACCCGACGGCAAGCCGATTCCCGCGCACCTGCTGGGCAACATGTGGGCGCAGGAGTGGAACAACATCTACCCGCTGGTGGAGCCCTTCCCCGGACAGGCCAGCCTGGACGTGGACGCGGCGCTGAAGCAGCAGAAGTATGACGCGATGCGCATGGTGAAGCTGGGTGAGAAGTTCTTCACCTCGCTGGGTCTCAAGGAGCTGCCGCCGAGCTTCTTCGAGCGCTCGCAGTTCACCAAGCCGGAAGGCCGCGACGTCGTCTGCCACGCCAGCGCCTGGGACGTGAACTTCAGCAACGACCTGCGCATCAAGATGTGCATCAAGCCCACGGAGGAGGACCTCGTCACCATCCACCACGAGCTGGGCCACAACTACTACTACACGTACTACTACCAGCTCCCGGTGCTCTATCAGGCCGGCGCGAACGACGGCTTCCACGAGGCCATTGGTGACGCGCTCACGCTGTCCATCACCCCGGGCTACCTGCAGCAGGCGGGGTTGCTGAAGGCCGTTCCGAAGAACGAGAAGAACCTCATCAACCTTCAGATGAAGGACGCGCTGGAGAAGATTGCCTTCCTGCCGTTCGGTCTGCTCGTGGACCAGTGGCGCTGGGAGGTGTTCTCCGGCCGCGTGCAGCCGGCGGACTACAACAAGTCCTGGTGGACGCTGCGGGAGAAGTACCAGGGCGTCGCCGCGCCGGTGGCCCGTTCGGAGCAGGACTTCGACCCGGGGGCCAAGTACCACGTGCCTGCAAACGTTCCGTATACGCGGTATTTCCTGGCGCGCATCCTCCAGTTCCAGTTCCACAAGGCGCTCTGCGAGGCGTCTGGCTACAAGGGCGCCCTCCACGAGTGCTCCATCTATGGGAACAAGGATGCCGGCAAGCGGCTCCAGGCCATGTTGGAGCTGGGTGCGAGCAAGCCGTGGCCCGACGCGCTCCAGGCCATGACGGGAACCCGGCAGATGGATGCCACGCCGCTGCTCGACTACTTCAGCCCGCTCCGCACCTGGCTCCAGGCGCAGAACAAGGGCCAGAAGTGCGGTTGGTGACGGTCTGGAGTAGACGCGCCGGGCGGCCACGCTTAAATTGCAGCCGTCTAGGCGGGTTCGCTCGTAGGACCGGACGGCGGATATTCGCGTCCGTGACGAAAGAAGAAGAGAGCAAATGGCTACTGGTACCGTGAAGTGGTTCAACGATGCGAAGGGTTTCGGTTTCCTCACGCAGGACGGTGGTGGTGAGGACGTGTTCTGCCACCACACGGCCATCAACATGGATGGCTTCCGCACCCTGCAGGAGGGTCAGAAGGTGGAGTTCGAAGTGACCCGTGGCCCCAAGGGCCTGCAGGCGCAGAACGTCCGCGCGGCCTGAGCCGAGCGTCGTTCGAACTGCTTCTTGCATCATGAGGGTCCGGCCCCACGGGGTCGGGCCCTTCGTGCTTTCTGGAGAGCGCTCCGTGCCTTTGTCGACGAAGTTCCGCCGCTCACGCGTCTGTCTGTTGCCCGTTCTCGCCGCGCTGGGTTGCTCCACCACACCAGTCGTGCCGTCGAGCACGGGCCCGGCCGCCCTCCCTGCCGCGTCGTCCAAGGCACCACTCCCTGCCAACGTCCCGGAGAAGGAGCCCACCGCCATGACGTCCACGTTCGACGCGGCGGCCCTGAAGGCGGAGCTCGTGACGCGGCACGGCGAGGCGCAGCGGGCCCGCATTGAGCGGGGCGTGGAGCAGGTGGCGGCGATGTGGCGGCCGGAGGACGGAGACCTCGCGGCGTTCGCACGTGAACAGTTCCTGTCCGATCCGAACGCGCTCGACGCGACCTTCCAGCGGCTGGAGCGGTTGTTCGAGCAGCTCGACGGGCACCTGTACGAAATCGGGCGCGAGCTTCAGTGGTACACGGATTTGGACCTGGGGCCATTGCTGCCGGTGGAGCCCCTGGTGGCGGCGTATGATCCGGCCGCCCACGTCACCACGGACCTGTTCCGCGCACGCGTGGGGTTCGTGGTGTTGCTCAACTTCCCGCTCACCACGTTGGCGGAGCGCGTGGAGCAGGGGCCGTCATGGACGCGGCGGCAGTGGGCCGAGACGCGGCTGGCCGGGCGCTTCAACCAGCGCGTCCCCGCGGAGATTGAACAGGCGTCCTCGCGCGCCATCGCCGCGGCCAACCTGTACATCGCCGAATACAACATCTGGATGCATCACCTGGTGGATGCGCAGGGACGGCGCCCCTTCCCAAAGGGGCTGCGGCTCATCAGCCACTGGAACCTGCGTGACGAGCTGAAGGGTGACTACTCCGACGCGGCGACGGGCGCGCTGAAGCAGCGGATGATCGTCCAGGTGATGGAGCGCATCATCACGCAGACGATTCCCGCGGCCGTCATCGACAACCCGCGGTTGGATTGGGACCCCTTCACCAACACCGTCACGGTGGCGCCGCCGCAGACGGTGGAGGCGGATGCTCCCGCGCGCACGACGAAGCCGGATGCGTCGCCGGAGCCGGACACGCGCTACACGCACCTGCTGGCCACCTTCCATGCGGCGCGTCAGGCGGACCCCTACGTGCCGGTGGCACCCACGCGAATCGCCCGGAGCTTCGAGCTGGGCCGCGAGCTGCCTGAGGCGCGCGT
This portion of the Myxococcus xanthus genome encodes:
- a CDS encoding vWA domain-containing protein produces the protein MSPFSLKRQLTVWGSALLVASTLPACHNRSPAADERPSLGAAQSVARDDDAAHAPEREEYVADRASAEHSVAAPAPAAPPASALAGPVARAPAPQAAKKVSLGKAELHRREPRPMKPSADALAGAPLESKPQDAAPAGGNTFEAWKANAFVETAKDPLSTFAADVDTASYTVSRRYLVNGQLPPASAVRVEEFVNYFKFRYAPPETGAFAVHLEGAPSPFDAKRHFLRVGVQGKVVSRSQRKPAHLVFLVDTSGSMHSEDKLPLAREAIKVAVKNLNENDTVAIVTYAGNTRDVLPPTPATDAKSIHAALDSLTAGGGTAMGSGMELAYRHAVKKASGSVVSRVVVLTDGDANIGRNVSANAMLDSIHKYTAEGVTLTTVGFGMGNYRDDLMEKLADKGNGNCFYVDSLREAKKVFETQLTGTLEVIAKDVKFQVEFNPAAVRRYRLVGYENRDVADHDFRNDKVDAGEIGAGHNVTAVYEVELTGEATEALATVRVRAKAPNGTEASEREFRFERTKLRDTLAQASPDFRFAVAVAATADVLRDSPSAEGWSLATAEKLAEGATEGDADRKEFVRLVTQARALKGASVRGR
- a CDS encoding expansin EXLX1 family cellulose-binding protein; protein product: MHPLRSKSRRFLLPVAAVFVACGGCSDDPSGGGAPLGEEQQGIATFYNATGSGNCSYEPTGDLMVAAMNTPQYANSAACGQCVDITGPKGSVRVRIVDRCPECESGHLDLSREAFARIAEMQQGRVNITWTPVSCDVAGNIEYHFKNGSNPWWTAIQVRNHRLPIQKLEWRRGTGGWQDVPRESYNYFVNLSGMGDGPFSVRVTAVDGQQLEDTLDRVLDNRSAEGSGQFR
- a CDS encoding metallophosphoesterase — protein: MRHLRTSVPVALLGLLAACGGPVESQPEVEIATTESALNCDSMSRAVHHRIKPANEDSLYTLNANEAANAATTWGYTEDRGVAFLAAASTGTGLSPVYRIYSPSRQEHFWTIDEAERNDLMQNGGYTTDENVGFYASKTAASCLVPVYRFSNTTLRKHRFAITEAQRDALASTGWVNQGIKFYAAPESAPPVDTKFTFAVIPDTQNEVLTTPPTRLTHRLQWLVDNRSSLDLRFVLHTGDVVNWDTPDHIQYVRASEATEILDAAGLPYVYAIGNHDTAAVCPGGSACPGNVNANLRDTTTFNAHFPLTRFTALGGVYEPGKIDNSYHTFSAGDLDWLVLNLELWARTGAVDWAKTVLAQHPRHNVIINTHSHLNGSGAIEQSNGGYGNNSPQYVFDQLIKQYANVRFVFSGHTGNAAYRTSTGVHGNTIHQILTSYHENTSNLTRLVEVDTAANTFSTRVYSPMTNAEKQDGSKFAISNVSWVR
- a CDS encoding SDR family oxidoreductase gives rise to the protein MRDMKDSLKGRVALVAGGTRGAGRGIAVQLGAAGATVYVTGRTTRAQRSEQNRPETIEETAEQVTAAGGLGVAVQTDHLVPEQVQALVERIDGEQGRLDVLVNDIWGGESIFEWNKSVWEHSLDKGLRLLRLGVDTHLITSHFALPLLIRRPGGLVVEVTDGTADYNATNYRISTFYDLAKASVLRLAWSQARELRPHGATAVALTPGWMRSEGMLEHFGVTEANWRDATVKEPHFVISETPAYVGRAVAALASDADKARWNGQSLSSGQLARVYGFADLDGSQPDAWRYVVEVQDAGKPADATGYR
- a CDS encoding VOC family protein is translated as MQTARPFRILGVQQIAIGGADKAPLRKLWVDLLGLTPHGTYRSERENVDEDIVTAGAGPFKVEVDLMQPVDPEKKPRVHETPLNHVGLWVDDLPVAVQWLESQGLRFAPGGIRKGAAGFDICFIHPKGSEQFPFGGEGVLIELVQAPKEVIAAFESLSTAGH
- a CDS encoding heparan-alpha-glucosaminide N-acetyltransferase domain-containing protein; its protein translation is MTSTPASPALVSRDRIRAIDWLRGIAVLFMVQTHTLALLLPELRQSEWVARLLRVDGLVAPAFIFSAGFATALMMVRSAASGVLRERVHRNLRRAGEVLAVATLVNWAWFPLLREPQWLFRMDILQCVGLCLLIVLPVAALLSARPKVLSVGAFMLAMATFAVSPLGEQVDGPWATLTEKSSFAPFPLLPWLGYAWLGVFAGTVAGAWGRAGLIKALLVLMGLGFTGAVLGDFLYDLYPPHRFFVANPSNAAARFGWVSTVLLVLTWLEARVPVNAAPSRLRRFVEVFGTSSLSAYFFHEMLLFYRLGGVFSFQRFWGDRSGWLQYWVLTAVIIGLTFVLCVALDRLERVLRPALRNLSGRLFRQGQHAPAGR
- a CDS encoding DUF3105 domain-containing protein; translation: MRYDAAVMPRPLLPLLTVLALAGCGDTAPDDADACERFSFPLSAPSPSHHLDTCSSEGCGNGENPPNSGLHCGSVAPCGSASEPVSPCLYVHNLEHGHAVFLYNCPDGCPDEVAKLEAAAATAPRGGNAVRRALVAPDPTLPRRVAAMLWRRTYLTDSADPDALRCLLRLQDVDAPEPRLTCPAP